One stretch of Juglans microcarpa x Juglans regia isolate MS1-56 chromosome 3D, Jm3101_v1.0, whole genome shotgun sequence DNA includes these proteins:
- the LOC121256207 gene encoding probable nucleoredoxin 1, whose protein sequence is MANVEVDCDSHDLISLLSFEERDFLVRNNGDQLKISILSGKTVGLYFSGSWCGPCCHFTPTLVEVYEELLPKGDFEVVFISSDRNDESFNGYFAKMPWLAVPFTDSETRKRLKSLFKVRGIPHLVILDPNGKVLTNDGCRIVREYGVDGYPFTSEKIQFLKDEEEAAKKNQSLSSVLISGSRDYLESNDGHKIAVPELEGKTVGLYFSIQAHGACLEFTPKLIEVYKKLKERGENFEIVLIPLDYEDEHFKEGFKTMPWLTVPFKDKTCEKLTRYFELETLPTVVIIGPDGKTVHPNVAELIEEHGIEAYPFTPGKVAELAEIEKARSESQTLESVLVLGESDFVIDKSGSKVPVSELVGKNILLYFSAHWCPPCRAFMPKLIEVYHEIKAKDKAFEIIFISSDRDQSSFDEFFGGMPWLALPFGDERKKFLSRKFKIQGIPAAVVIGQSGRLVTKEARQLITAYGAEAYPFTEERMKHFEEMAKGWPEKLKHELHPEHELTKTRRSSYSCNGCGKMGHGFSFYCKQCDFDLHPKCALKKDEGTKDGEKAKDGVICDGEVCRKA, encoded by the exons ATGGCTAACGTTGAAGTCGACTGCGATTCTCATGATCTGATTTCGCTTCTCTCCTTCGAGGAGAGGGATTTTCTCGTCCGCAACAATGGGGACCAG CTTAAGATCAGTATTTTGTCCGGAAAGACTGTGGGGTTGTATTTCTCTGGCTCATGGTGCGGTCCGTGTTGCCATTTTACCCCAACGTTAGTGGAAGTTTACGAAGAGTTGTTGCCCAAAGGTGACTTTGAAGTAGTCTTCATTTCTTCTGATAGAAATGATGAATCATTCAACGGCTACTTCGCCAAAATGCCTTGGCTTGCTGTTCCATTCACTGACTCGGAGACCCGGAAACGCCTTAAGAGCTTATTCAAAGTGAGGGGCATCCCTCACCTTGTCATCCTTGATCCCAATGGGAAGGTCTTGACGAATGATGGGTGCAGAATCGTCAGGGAATACGGAGTAGATGGTTATCCGTTTACTTCGGAAAAAATTcagtttttgaaagatgaagaGGAGGCGGCTAAGAAGAATCAGTCCTTGAGTTCTGTTTTGATTTCTGGCTCCCGCGATTATTTGGAGTCAAATGATGGACATAAG ATCGCTGTACCTGAGCTTGAAGGCAAAACAGTTGGCCTGTACTTTTCGATACAAGCTCATGGGGCTTGCCTTGAATTTACCCCGAAACTTATTGAGGTTTATAAGAAACTCAAGGAGAGAggtgaaaattttgagattgtGTTGATACCTCTGGACTATGAAGATGAACACTTCAAAGAGGGGTTCAAAACAATGCCATGGTTGACGGTGCCCTTCAAGGACAAGACCTGCGAAAAGCTTACTCGTTACTTTGAGTTGGAAACCCTTCCCACAGTGGTTATAATTGGGCCAGATGGGAAGACTGTACACCCAAATGTGGCTGAGCTCATTGAGGAACATGGTATTGAAGCCTATCCTTTTACACCAGGTAAGGTTGCTGAGCTTGCTGAGATTGAGAAGGCCAGATCTGAATCGCAGACACTGGAATCAGTTTTGGTTCTGGGGGAAAGTGACTTTGTGATTGACAAAAGTGGTTCCAAG GTCCCAGTGTCTGAACTAGTTGGGAAGAACATTCTGCTGTATTTCTCGGCTCACTGGTGCCCGCCATGTCGTGCATTCATGCCTAAGCTGATAGAAGTGTACCACGAGATAAAAGCAAAGGACAAAGCCTTTGAAATTATATTCATCTCCAGCGACCGTGATCAGTCCTCGTTTGATGAGTTCTTTGGAGGCATGCCCTGGTTAGCCCTTCCATTTGGTGATGAGAGGAAGAAGTTCCTGTCACGCAAATTCAAAATTCAGGGCATTCCTGCTGCTGTTGTAATTGGCCAAAGTGGCAGGCTGGTCACCAAGGAAGCACGGCAGCTCATAACAGCTTATGGTGCAGAGGCATATCCATTCACTGAAGAACGTATGAAGCATTTTGAGGAAATGGCGAAGGGGTGGCCTGAGAAACTGAAACATGAACTGCATCCAGAGCACGAACTTACAAAAACTCGTCGGAGCTCATATAGTTGCAATGGCTGTGGGAAGATGGGAcatgggttttctttttactGTAAGCAGTGTGACTTTGATCTCCATCCCAAGTGCGCTTTGAAGAAGGATGAAGGAACAAAGGATGGGGAGAAAGCAAAGGATGGAGTGATTTGCGATGGAGAAGTGTGCCGTAAAGCTTAA